One stretch of Bordetella avium DNA includes these proteins:
- a CDS encoding MarR family winged helix-turn-helix transcriptional regulator: MNSVNTTESSQQYDLRILRALRRITRSIALHSRQLAAVSHITAPQLMCLRAVIASGPSTATAISREIHVSPSTVVGILDRLEDKGLIRRERGREDRRIVFVTATPAGRALASEAPSPLQKHLADALNALPELEQATITLSLERIVSLMEDEGQAVEAEPASAILEVPTGGAPPESGLVV, translated from the coding sequence ATGAACAGCGTCAATACGACGGAATCCTCACAGCAGTACGACTTGCGTATCCTGCGCGCCCTGCGCCGCATTACGCGCTCGATCGCCCTGCATTCGCGCCAGTTGGCCGCGGTCAGCCATATCACCGCGCCGCAGCTAATGTGTTTGCGCGCGGTGATCGCCAGCGGGCCCTCGACGGCCACGGCCATCAGCCGCGAAATTCATGTCAGTCCGAGCACCGTGGTCGGCATTCTCGACCGTCTCGAAGACAAGGGCTTGATCCGCCGCGAGCGTGGCCGCGAGGATCGCCGCATTGTGTTTGTCACGGCGACGCCGGCCGGCCGGGCGTTGGCGAGCGAGGCGCCGTCTCCCTTACAAAAGCATTTGGCCGACGCGCTCAATGCCTTGCCCGAACTGGAGCAGGCCACGATCACGCTGTCTCTGGAACGCATCGTGTCCTTGATGGAAGACGAGGGGCAGGCGGTGGAAGCCGAGCCTGCTTCGGCCATTTTGGAAGTGCCGACGGGCGGCGCGCCGCCTGAATCGGGGTTGGTGGTATGA
- a CDS encoding YcxB family protein: MSADKTVSLQVDLTLQDYEDFVSYAHRRAPLKRRRLRGHLRFAATILVGLLLLAVARTRDAEGHMDWAAAMPTFLEWAVVAIVVLALLSLSFERLIPALGRSNVRRALKQAPENPFLGRHRLDFSAEGVRDTGERETGSLPWDLVRDAEETEEYLFLFIAPLQGVIIPKRGQREEDLQAVRAVMRTYVPNAGLSS; the protein is encoded by the coding sequence ATGAGCGCGGATAAAACGGTCAGCCTTCAGGTGGACCTTACCCTCCAGGACTATGAGGATTTTGTTTCCTATGCGCACCGGCGTGCGCCGCTTAAGCGGCGGCGCCTGCGCGGGCATCTGCGCTTTGCCGCCACCATTCTGGTCGGGCTTTTGCTCCTGGCGGTTGCGCGCACCCGCGATGCCGAGGGTCATATGGACTGGGCTGCCGCCATGCCTACGTTTCTCGAGTGGGCGGTCGTGGCGATCGTCGTGCTGGCGCTCCTGAGCCTGTCGTTCGAGCGTCTGATTCCGGCGCTGGGGCGCAGCAACGTGCGCCGCGCGCTCAAACAGGCGCCGGAAAATCCCTTTTTGGGCCGACATCGCCTGGACTTCAGCGCGGAGGGCGTAAGGGATACTGGCGAACGGGAAACAGGCAGCCTGCCCTGGGACCTGGTGCGCGACGCCGAAGAAACCGAGGAGTATCTTTTTCTGTTCATTGCTCCCTTGCAGGGCGTCATCATCCCCAAGCGAGGCCAGCGCGAAGAAGATTTGCAGGCCGTGCGTGCCGTGATGCGTACCTATGTGCCCAACGCAGGCCTGAGTTCTTGA
- the ectB gene encoding diaminobutyrate--2-oxoglutarate transaminase produces the protein MDLKIFDRMESEVRGYIRSFPVIFSQARGSVLIDEEGREYIDFFSGAGTLNYGHNNPIFKQKLLDYLAEDGVVHGLDMATSAKKRFLETFERVLLKPRNWKYTLQFTGPTGTNAVEAALKIARQVKGRPNIISFTHGFHGVSGGSLAATANVKFRNAAGHALANTTFMPYDGYFGPDVDTIAYLERMLEDPSSGLDKPAGVIVETVQGEGGVNVATLRWLKDLEKLCRRHDMLLIVDDIQVGCGRTGSFFSFESAGIRPDIITLSKSLSGFGLPMSLVLMKPELDVWKPGAHSGTFRGNNLAFVTAAEALDSYWASDAFSTDVQRKERMVRDWLENLAHSYPNAGLAARGRGLIQGLVATAAPELANEIARKAFERGVVIETAGAHDEVLKLLPALTIEDELLTRGLDVIEASVADALGEKQSSARVLKFGGKRK, from the coding sequence ATGGATTTAAAGATTTTTGACCGGATGGAGTCAGAGGTGCGAGGCTACATCCGGTCCTTTCCGGTGATATTCAGCCAGGCTCGCGGGTCTGTGCTGATCGATGAGGAAGGCCGAGAGTACATCGACTTCTTCAGTGGCGCGGGCACACTGAACTACGGCCACAACAATCCCATTTTCAAGCAAAAATTGCTGGATTATCTGGCAGAGGATGGCGTGGTGCATGGCCTGGATATGGCCACCAGCGCCAAGAAGCGCTTTCTTGAGACTTTCGAGCGCGTGCTGCTCAAACCGCGTAATTGGAAGTACACGTTACAGTTCACCGGTCCCACCGGGACTAATGCAGTCGAGGCGGCGCTGAAGATTGCGCGTCAGGTCAAGGGCCGCCCCAACATCATTTCATTTACTCACGGCTTTCACGGCGTCAGCGGCGGGTCGCTCGCCGCGACGGCCAATGTCAAGTTCCGCAATGCGGCCGGGCATGCGCTTGCCAACACGACCTTCATGCCCTATGACGGCTACTTCGGTCCTGACGTTGACACCATCGCCTATCTGGAACGCATGCTGGAAGATCCCAGTAGCGGTTTGGACAAGCCGGCCGGCGTCATTGTCGAAACCGTGCAAGGCGAGGGCGGCGTCAACGTCGCCACGCTGCGCTGGCTGAAGGATCTCGAAAAGCTCTGCCGCCGGCACGACATGCTGTTGATTGTCGATGACATCCAGGTGGGCTGCGGCCGTACCGGCAGTTTTTTCAGTTTCGAGTCGGCGGGTATCCGTCCGGACATCATCACCTTGTCCAAGTCGCTCTCTGGTTTTGGCCTTCCCATGTCGCTAGTCCTGATGAAGCCGGAGCTGGATGTCTGGAAGCCTGGTGCCCATAGCGGCACGTTCCGGGGCAATAACCTGGCCTTTGTTACGGCGGCAGAGGCGCTGGACAGTTATTGGGCCAGCGACGCTTTTTCCACCGACGTGCAGCGCAAGGAGCGCATGGTGCGAGACTGGCTGGAAAACCTGGCTCACAGTTATCCCAATGCCGGTCTGGCGGCGCGGGGCCGAGGTCTTATTCAAGGCCTGGTCGCCACGGCGGCGCCGGAGTTGGCCAACGAGATCGCCCGCAAAGCGTTCGAGCGCGGCGTGGTGATCGAAACCGCTGGCGCGCACGACGAAGTGCTCAAGTTGCTGCCCGCTTTGACCATCGAAGATGAGTTGCTCACGCGCGGGCTGGATGTGATCGAGGCCAGCGTGGCCGATGCGC
- the parE gene encoding DNA topoisomerase IV subunit B translates to MATPRYTESSIRVLKGLEPVRQRPGMYTRTENPLHIVQEVIDNAADEALAGHGKQIQVTLHADGSISVEDDGRGIPVGLHPEENAPVVELVFTRLHAGGKFDKQGGGAYAFSGGLHGVGVSVTNALAKRLEVVVWREGGVHRLVFAGGDVIEALAPYPEGGRKKSGTRVRVWPDPKYFDSPNIPMGELTHLLRSKAVLLSGVKVVLVNEKTGDTKTWQYQDGLRGYLSEALAGAELMVPFFEGEQYAGADHETFAEGEGAQWVVAWAEDGNVVRESYVNLIPTPAGGTHESGLREGLFGAVKSFAELHSLLPKGVKLLPEDVFARASFVLSAKVLDPQFQGQIKERLNSRDAVRLVGGFSKSALDLWLHSNVEYGKKLAELAIRQAQARARSAQKVEKRKSSGVAVLPGKLTDCEASDASRTEIFLVEGDSAGGSAKMGRDKEFQAILPLRGKVLNSWEVDRDRLFANNEIHDIAVAIGVDPHGPGDTPDLSGLRYGRICILSDADVDGSHIQVLLLTLFFKHFPKLVEAGHVYVARPPLYRLDVPAQGKRPARKIYCLDDGELAAAQDKLRKEGVRDNALSVSRFKGLGEMNPAQLWETTMNPDTRRLLPVAYGDLSPADTTRMFDMLMGKGESAQRRAWIEDKGNLAELDI, encoded by the coding sequence TTGGCCACTCCACGTTACACCGAATCGTCGATCCGCGTTCTGAAGGGGCTGGAGCCTGTGCGCCAGCGCCCGGGTATGTATACCCGTACCGAAAACCCTCTGCATATCGTGCAGGAGGTCATCGACAACGCGGCCGACGAAGCACTGGCCGGCCACGGCAAGCAAATTCAGGTCACGCTGCATGCAGATGGCAGCATTTCCGTCGAGGATGACGGCCGGGGCATCCCGGTCGGTCTGCATCCCGAAGAAAACGCCCCCGTCGTCGAGCTGGTATTCACCCGGCTGCACGCCGGCGGCAAGTTTGATAAGCAGGGCGGCGGCGCCTATGCCTTTTCCGGCGGCCTTCATGGTGTCGGCGTATCCGTCACCAATGCGCTGGCCAAGCGTTTGGAAGTCGTCGTCTGGCGCGAGGGCGGCGTGCACCGTCTGGTATTTGCCGGAGGCGACGTCATCGAGGCCCTGGCCCCTTACCCCGAAGGCGGGCGTAAGAAGTCTGGCACACGCGTGCGCGTCTGGCCGGACCCGAAGTATTTCGACAGCCCCAACATCCCGATGGGCGAGCTGACGCATTTGCTGCGCAGCAAAGCGGTTTTGCTGTCGGGCGTGAAGGTGGTGCTGGTCAACGAAAAGACGGGCGATACGAAAACCTGGCAATACCAGGATGGTCTGCGTGGCTATCTGTCGGAGGCGCTGGCGGGCGCTGAGCTGATGGTGCCGTTTTTCGAAGGCGAGCAGTACGCCGGGGCCGATCATGAGACCTTCGCCGAAGGCGAGGGCGCGCAATGGGTCGTCGCCTGGGCCGAGGACGGCAACGTCGTTCGAGAATCCTATGTCAACCTGATCCCTACGCCAGCCGGCGGTACCCACGAATCGGGCCTGCGTGAAGGCCTGTTCGGGGCGGTCAAGAGCTTCGCCGAGTTGCACAGCCTGCTGCCCAAAGGGGTGAAGCTACTGCCCGAGGACGTCTTCGCTCGCGCCAGCTTCGTGTTGTCGGCCAAGGTGCTGGACCCGCAATTTCAGGGGCAGATAAAAGAGCGGCTTAATAGCCGTGACGCCGTGCGTCTGGTCGGCGGTTTTTCCAAGAGCGCACTGGATCTCTGGCTGCACAGCAATGTCGAATATGGCAAGAAACTCGCAGAGCTGGCCATCCGGCAGGCGCAAGCCCGCGCCCGCTCGGCCCAGAAGGTCGAGAAGCGCAAGAGTTCAGGTGTGGCGGTGCTGCCGGGCAAGCTGACCGATTGCGAGGCGAGCGATGCCAGCCGCACCGAAATCTTTTTGGTCGAGGGGGATTCTGCGGGCGGCTCGGCCAAGATGGGGCGCGATAAAGAGTTCCAGGCCATTCTCCCCTTGCGAGGCAAGGTGCTCAATTCCTGGGAGGTCGATCGCGACCGTCTGTTCGCCAACAATGAAATCCACGATATCGCCGTGGCCATCGGCGTGGACCCTCATGGACCGGGTGATACGCCCGATCTGTCGGGCCTGCGTTATGGCCGCATCTGCATTCTCTCGGATGCAGACGTAGATGGCTCCCATATCCAGGTGCTGCTGCTCACGCTGTTTTTCAAGCATTTTCCCAAGCTCGTCGAGGCCGGACATGTTTACGTGGCGCGGCCGCCTCTTTACCGGCTGGATGTCCCGGCCCAGGGTAAACGGCCCGCTCGCAAGATTTATTGTCTCGATGATGGCGAGCTTGCCGCCGCTCAAGACAAGCTGCGCAAAGAGGGCGTGCGCGACAACGCTTTGAGCGTGAGCCGCTTCAAGGGTCTGGGCGAAATGAACCCCGCCCAGCTGTGGGAAACCACCATGAATCCCGATACCCGACGCCTCTTGCCCGTGGCTTATGGCGATTTGTCGCCGGCCGACACCACGCGCATGTTCGACATGCTGATGGGCAAGGGCGAGTCAGCCCAGCGGCGTGCCTGGATCGAGGATAAGGGCAATCTGGCAGAACTGGATATCTGA
- the ectA gene encoding diaminobutyrate acetyltransferase, with translation MAASAAPQAKRHQMRPPRLADGAAIHRLIADCPPLDLNSRYAYLLLCEHHSATCVVAESHGGRIDGFISAYQPPARPDVLFIWQVAVHERARGQKLARAMLNALLQRAGLNSVRHLETTVGPDNQASRRTFASLAADLGAHIAERPYFDRSVFGGADHDDEMLLKIGPFEPVSRKR, from the coding sequence ATGGCCGCCTCGGCGGCTCCTCAAGCAAAGCGCCATCAGATGCGGCCTCCGCGTCTTGCCGATGGCGCCGCGATTCACCGGCTGATCGCCGATTGCCCGCCGCTGGATCTGAATTCACGCTACGCCTATCTGCTCTTGTGCGAGCACCACAGCGCGACCTGCGTCGTTGCTGAAAGCCATGGCGGGCGCATCGATGGCTTTATCTCTGCTTATCAACCGCCTGCTCGGCCTGATGTGCTGTTTATCTGGCAGGTCGCGGTGCATGAAAGGGCGCGCGGCCAGAAGCTGGCGCGCGCCATGCTGAATGCTTTGTTGCAACGTGCCGGGCTGAACTCGGTACGCCATCTGGAAACGACGGTGGGGCCTGATAACCAGGCTTCCCGCCGCACCTTCGCCAGCCTGGCGGCCGATCTCGGCGCTCACATTGCCGAGCGGCCGTATTTTGACCGCAGTGTGTTTGGCGGCGCAGACCACGATGACGAGATGTTGTTGAAAATCGGGCCATTTGAGCCCGTGTCTCGTAAGCGCTGA
- the parC gene encoding DNA topoisomerase IV subunit A codes for MTDSNQAGLFDAPSDGGDNAALTLGLYAEQAYLDYAVSVVRGRALPDVGDGQKPVQRRILYAMQDMGLTSGAKPVKSARVVGDVLGKYHPHGDQAAYDAMVRMAQDFSLRYPLIDGQGNFGSRDGDNAAAMRYTEARLTPIARLLLEELDEGTVDFVPNYDGSQQEPQMLPARLPVMLLNGASGIAVGMATEIPSHNLREVAQACVALIRNPQLPDEDLLALIPGPDFAGGGQIITPAADIAHIYATGRGSLKARARWQFEEMARGQWQLVVHELPPGTSCQKVLEEIEELTNPKVKAGKKSLTPDQQQSKAMMLALLDAVRDESGKDAAVRLVFEPKTSRVDRDEFVNILLAQTSMECNVPVNLVCIGTDSRPRQKGLRSVLDEWLAFRSETVVRRTRYRLDKVLDRIHVLEGRMVVYLNVDEVIQTIRDSDEPKPALMDRFALTERQAEDILEMRLRQLARLEGFKIEQELADKREEQSRLQDLLDNPGSLKRLLIKEIEADAKQHGDERRTLIESAERAVLETKVLDEPVTVVVSRNGWLRARQGHGHDAAQFTFKQGDDLYGAFECRTTDSLIAVGDNGRVYTVAVSALPSARGDGQPVTTMIDLEAGTRIVHTIAAAADSRWLLATQSAYGFATRLSDMSSRQRAGKQFVTLDKGDVLLRPVPLFEGAVQLALLSSKAKLLVFGLDELKSLSGGGRGTILMGLDANDRLDQAVPIAAGGLRAAGIYRNKPTEDILVGATLAPYVGKRARKGRVLEVRPKQPVLSPVL; via the coding sequence ATGACTGACAGCAATCAAGCCGGCTTGTTCGACGCCCCTTCGGATGGCGGCGACAATGCCGCCCTCACGCTGGGCCTATACGCCGAACAGGCCTATCTCGACTACGCCGTTTCTGTCGTGCGCGGTCGGGCGCTGCCCGATGTCGGCGACGGACAGAAACCCGTTCAGCGTCGCATTCTGTACGCCATGCAGGACATGGGTCTGACCAGCGGCGCCAAACCGGTGAAATCGGCCCGTGTGGTCGGCGATGTGCTGGGTAAATATCATCCGCACGGAGATCAGGCCGCCTATGACGCCATGGTGCGCATGGCGCAGGATTTTTCGCTGCGTTATCCGCTTATCGATGGCCAAGGCAATTTCGGTTCGCGGGATGGCGACAATGCGGCCGCTATGCGTTATACCGAGGCGCGGCTGACACCGATTGCCCGTCTCCTGCTCGAAGAGCTGGACGAAGGCACCGTCGATTTCGTGCCCAATTATGATGGCAGCCAGCAAGAACCACAGATGTTGCCGGCTCGCCTGCCCGTCATGCTGCTCAACGGCGCATCGGGCATCGCGGTGGGCATGGCAACGGAAATTCCGTCGCACAACCTGCGCGAGGTGGCCCAGGCTTGCGTGGCGCTGATCCGCAATCCGCAACTGCCCGACGAAGATCTGCTCGCCCTCATCCCGGGGCCGGATTTCGCGGGCGGCGGACAGATCATCACGCCGGCTGCCGATATCGCTCATATCTATGCGACGGGCCGGGGTTCGCTCAAGGCGCGCGCGCGCTGGCAGTTCGAAGAAATGGCTCGTGGCCAGTGGCAATTGGTCGTGCATGAACTGCCCCCTGGCACCTCCTGCCAGAAGGTCCTCGAAGAAATCGAGGAGCTGACCAATCCCAAGGTCAAGGCAGGAAAGAAGTCTCTCACGCCGGATCAGCAACAGAGCAAGGCCATGATGCTGGCGCTGCTGGACGCGGTGCGCGACGAGTCGGGCAAAGATGCCGCCGTGCGCCTCGTGTTCGAGCCCAAGACCTCGCGTGTCGACCGGGACGAATTCGTCAATATCCTGCTGGCCCAGACCAGCATGGAATGCAATGTGCCCGTCAACCTGGTGTGTATCGGCACTGACAGCAGGCCTCGCCAGAAGGGCCTGCGCAGCGTTCTCGATGAGTGGCTGGCCTTTCGTAGCGAAACCGTCGTGCGCCGCACACGCTACCGTCTCGACAAGGTGCTGGACCGCATCCACGTTCTGGAAGGCCGCATGGTGGTCTACCTCAACGTCGATGAGGTCATTCAGACCATCCGGGATTCCGATGAGCCCAAGCCGGCGCTGATGGACCGCTTTGCGCTGACCGAACGTCAGGCCGAAGACATTCTGGAAATGCGTCTGCGCCAATTGGCGCGTCTGGAAGGTTTCAAGATCGAGCAGGAGCTGGCGGACAAGCGCGAAGAGCAGTCGCGCCTGCAAGACCTGCTCGACAATCCCGGTTCGCTCAAGCGTCTGCTCATCAAGGAAATCGAGGCTGACGCCAAACAGCATGGTGATGAGCGCCGCACCCTGATCGAGAGTGCGGAGCGCGCCGTGCTCGAAACCAAGGTGCTCGACGAGCCAGTGACCGTTGTCGTCTCGCGCAATGGCTGGTTGCGCGCGCGCCAAGGGCATGGCCACGATGCGGCCCAGTTTACGTTCAAGCAGGGCGATGATCTTTACGGCGCCTTCGAATGTCGTACCACCGACAGCCTGATCGCCGTGGGTGATAACGGGCGCGTCTATACCGTGGCGGTCTCCGCGCTGCCCTCGGCGCGTGGCGATGGCCAGCCCGTCACCACCATGATTGACCTGGAAGCGGGTACGCGCATCGTGCACACCATCGCGGCCGCAGCGGATAGCCGTTGGTTGCTGGCGACTCAAAGCGCTTATGGCTTTGCTACCCGTCTGTCCGACATGAGCAGCCGTCAGCGCGCGGGCAAGCAATTCGTCACGCTGGATAAGGGCGACGTTTTGCTGCGCCCGGTGCCTCTGTTTGAAGGGGCGGTGCAACTGGCTTTGCTGTCTTCCAAGGCCAAGTTGCTGGTCTTCGGCCTGGACGAGCTCAAGAGCCTGTCGGGAGGCGGGCGCGGCACCATCCTGATGGGCCTGGACGCCAATGATCGCCTGGATCAGGCCGTGCCCATCGCTGCGGGCGGCCTGCGCGCGGCAGGTATTTACCGTAACAAGCCCACTGAAGACATCCTCGTTGGAGCCACTCTGGCGCCCTATGTGGGCAAGCGTGCTCGCAAAGGCCGTGTCCTTGAGGTGCGGCCCAAGCAGCCCGTGCTTTCTCCGGTGCTTTGA
- the trxA gene encoding thioredoxin TrxA: MSEQIKNVSDASFEGDVLKSSQPVLVDYWAAWCGPCKMIAPILEEVASEYAGRLTVAKLNVDENQGTAAKYGIRGIPTLMLFKDGQAAATKVGALSKSQLTAFLDSAL, translated from the coding sequence ATGAGCGAGCAAATCAAGAACGTCAGCGACGCCAGCTTTGAAGGCGATGTGCTGAAGTCCAGCCAACCCGTGCTGGTCGACTACTGGGCTGCCTGGTGCGGTCCCTGCAAGATGATTGCCCCCATCCTGGAAGAAGTCGCTTCCGAGTACGCAGGTCGCCTGACTGTCGCCAAGCTCAATGTCGACGAAAATCAGGGCACGGCCGCCAAGTACGGCATCCGTGGTATTCCGACGCTCATGCTCTTCAAGGATGGCCAGGCCGCCGCGACCAAGGTCGGCGCACTCTCGAAGTCTCAGCTCACCGCATTTCTGGATAGCGCGTTGTAA
- the rho gene encoding transcription termination factor Rho — translation MHLNELKALHVSQLLEMAAGLEIENANRLRKQELMFAIMKRRAKQGEQIFGDGVLEVLPDGFGFLRSPETSYLASTDDIYISPSQIRRFNLHTGDSIEGEVRTPKDGERYFALVKVDKVNGVTPETIKHRIMFENLTPLHPNQVMRLERDIKSEENLTGRILDVFAPIGKGQRGLIVAPPKSGKTVMMQHIAHAITTNYPDAVMIVLLVDERPEEVTEMQRTVRGEVVASTFDEPATRHVQVAEMVIEKAKRLVEMKKDVVILLDSITRLARAYNTVVPASGKVLTGGVDANALQRPKRFFGAARNLEEGGSLTILGTALIETGSRMDEVIYEEFKGTGNSEVHLERRLAEKRVYPAINLNKSGTRREELLIKPELLQKVWVLRKFIHDMDEIQAMEFIVDKMRATKTNGEFFDMMKK, via the coding sequence ATGCACCTCAATGAACTGAAGGCGCTGCACGTGTCGCAGTTGCTGGAAATGGCCGCCGGCCTGGAAATCGAGAACGCCAACCGACTGCGCAAGCAGGAGTTGATGTTCGCCATCATGAAGCGGCGCGCCAAACAAGGCGAGCAGATCTTTGGCGACGGCGTGCTGGAAGTCCTGCCTGACGGCTTCGGTTTCCTGCGCTCGCCCGAAACCTCGTATCTGGCCAGTACGGACGACATCTATATTTCGCCGTCGCAGATCCGCCGCTTCAATCTGCACACAGGCGATTCCATCGAAGGCGAAGTCCGCACGCCCAAAGACGGCGAGCGCTATTTCGCCCTCGTCAAGGTGGACAAAGTCAACGGCGTCACGCCCGAGACCATCAAGCACCGCATCATGTTCGAGAACCTGACGCCGCTGCACCCTAACCAGGTGATGCGCCTCGAACGCGACATCAAGAGCGAAGAAAACCTCACGGGCCGGATTCTCGACGTCTTCGCCCCGATCGGCAAAGGCCAGCGCGGCCTGATCGTGGCCCCGCCGAAGTCCGGCAAGACCGTGATGATGCAGCACATCGCGCATGCCATCACGACCAACTACCCGGACGCCGTCATGATCGTCCTGCTGGTTGATGAACGTCCCGAAGAAGTCACCGAAATGCAGCGCACCGTGCGCGGTGAAGTCGTGGCCTCGACCTTCGACGAGCCTGCCACCCGTCATGTGCAGGTCGCTGAAATGGTGATCGAAAAGGCCAAACGCCTGGTCGAAATGAAAAAAGACGTGGTCATCCTGCTGGATTCGATCACCCGTCTGGCGCGTGCCTACAACACCGTCGTTCCCGCTTCGGGCAAGGTGCTGACCGGCGGCGTGGACGCCAATGCCCTGCAACGCCCCAAGCGCTTCTTCGGCGCAGCGCGCAATCTCGAAGAAGGCGGCTCACTCACCATTCTGGGTACCGCGCTGATCGAGACCGGCAGCCGCATGGATGAAGTCATCTATGAAGAATTCAAGGGCACCGGCAACTCCGAAGTGCACCTGGAGCGCCGCCTGGCCGAAAAGCGTGTCTACCCGGCCATCAATCTGAACAAGTCGGGCACCCGCCGCGAAGAGCTGCTGATCAAGCCCGAATTGCTGCAGAAGGTGTGGGTACTGCGCAAGTTCATCCACGACATGGACGAGATCCAGGCCATGGAGTTCATCGTGGACAAGATGCGCGCCACCAAGACCAATGGCGAATTCTTCGACATGATGAAGAAGTAA